One genomic window of Cupriavidus sp. P-10 includes the following:
- a CDS encoding MFS transporter: MTAFHHDAGYERRTLVLLGLSFGLVGFDRWLMAPLFPHMMRELGLNFSQLGSMIGVLGVAWGLWSIAMGPLSDRIGRRKILVVTMVAFSLLSCLSGFASGFMSLMLLRAAMGVAEGTFTPASLAANSEASLPARRGLNLGLQLSMMPLMGLGLAPIVATQLLQVVPSWHWVFTISAVPGLIIAALIWRCIHDRSAAAPAAAAADHAGKPRWTELLVRRNVIVATAAILCAMSGIFVIGAMVPTYLVTVLHLDTQSMGFVASAVGFGGFFGSFCLAGISDYIGRRPTALIAFAAAAVLLYFFSCTGSNPKLLFALLFGVAFFAIGLLSLLSGPVATEAAPPGLVASTIGLVSGVGEIFGGGVAPVIAGFVGQHFGLARTLDFALYSLIAGAAIAVLLVETAPRRRAAGVAASHATEDVLVSITPNQERSLP; this comes from the coding sequence ATGACTGCTTTCCACCACGATGCCGGCTATGAGCGCAGGACGCTCGTACTGCTGGGCCTCAGCTTCGGGCTGGTAGGTTTTGACCGTTGGCTGATGGCACCGCTTTTTCCGCACATGATGCGCGAACTGGGCCTGAATTTTTCGCAGCTGGGCAGCATGATCGGAGTACTCGGCGTCGCTTGGGGACTGTGGTCTATTGCCATGGGCCCGCTCTCGGACCGGATCGGCAGACGGAAGATCCTCGTGGTCACGATGGTTGCCTTCTCATTGCTTTCTTGCCTGTCCGGCTTTGCCTCCGGCTTCATGAGCCTGATGCTGCTGCGCGCCGCGATGGGGGTGGCGGAGGGTACCTTTACCCCCGCGAGCCTCGCCGCCAACAGCGAAGCGTCGCTGCCAGCCCGGCGCGGACTGAACCTGGGACTCCAACTGAGCATGATGCCGCTGATGGGCCTCGGCCTCGCCCCCATCGTGGCCACGCAGCTGTTGCAGGTCGTACCCTCCTGGCACTGGGTATTCACCATCTCCGCGGTACCGGGCCTGATCATCGCCGCCCTCATCTGGCGCTGCATTCATGACCGCAGCGCCGCCGCGCCCGCCGCAGCGGCCGCAGACCACGCAGGCAAGCCGCGCTGGACCGAACTACTGGTCCGCCGCAATGTCATTGTCGCAACCGCCGCGATCCTGTGCGCCATGAGCGGCATTTTCGTCATCGGGGCGATGGTACCCACCTATCTGGTTACCGTACTGCACCTCGATACGCAGAGCATGGGATTTGTCGCCTCGGCCGTCGGCTTTGGCGGCTTCTTCGGCTCGTTTTGCCTGGCGGGTATCTCCGACTACATCGGCCGTCGGCCCACGGCCCTGATTGCCTTCGCCGCCGCTGCCGTGCTGCTGTACTTCTTCTCGTGCACCGGATCCAATCCCAAACTGCTGTTTGCCCTCCTGTTCGGCGTGGCCTTCTTCGCGATCGGCTTGCTCAGCCTGCTCAGCGGCCCGGTGGCAACCGAAGCTGCGCCTCCCGGCCTCGTCGCTTCCACCATCGGTCTCGTTTCAGGCGTGGGCGAAATCTTCGGCGGCGGCGTCGCGCCAGTCATTGCCGGATTCGTGGGGCAGCATTTCGGTCTCGCCCGTACCCTCGATTTCGCCCTTTACAGCCTTATCGCTGGCGCGGCGATCGCTGTACTTCTCGTCGAGACCGCCCCACGCCGCCGCGCAGCAGGTGTCGCCGCCAGCCATGCAACCGAAGACGTCCTCGTCAGCATCACACCCAATCAGGAACGCTCTCTTCCCTGA
- a CDS encoding fumarylacetoacetate hydrolase family protein: protein MPPVLVNISTAACTPFPALLFENRALALAYWQSAGLRGTGSMMAFLDDWVTNSEILQTLTSARSTQEAIIEHGADIAGLRLNQPVSPRQVYCTIANYRSQLVESALDAADGPQGPQAHARREAVLQSIETRRSDGKPYICLKGAACVSGPYDVLPVEADMASLDWEVEIGIVIGRHTQHIDAASAFDYVAGYCVVNDITLRDSVFRLDLPMLGADWLQSKSRKGWLPTGPWLVPVWEIEDPSALRPWLRLNGDLMQDGMANDMVFSIAEQIAYLSTQAPLQPGDLICTGTPAGIGSHHGRYLRAGDVVQAGVDGLGAQRVLCTRPD from the coding sequence ATGCCTCCCGTACTGGTAAATATCTCCACTGCTGCCTGCACTCCTTTCCCTGCCTTGTTGTTCGAGAACCGGGCACTGGCGCTGGCCTACTGGCAGTCCGCCGGTCTGCGCGGAACCGGTTCAATGATGGCGTTTCTCGACGACTGGGTCACAAACTCGGAGATCCTCCAAACGCTGACCAGCGCCAGATCGACGCAGGAAGCCATCATCGAACATGGCGCGGATATCGCCGGCCTAAGACTGAATCAGCCAGTTTCCCCTCGCCAGGTCTATTGCACGATCGCGAACTATCGCAGCCAGCTTGTGGAATCTGCCCTGGATGCAGCAGATGGGCCGCAAGGGCCGCAAGCACATGCCCGACGCGAAGCAGTGCTCCAATCTATTGAAACCCGGCGCAGCGATGGTAAACCCTATATCTGCCTGAAAGGAGCGGCTTGCGTATCCGGCCCGTACGACGTGCTGCCTGTTGAGGCCGATATGGCCTCCCTTGACTGGGAAGTCGAGATCGGGATCGTTATCGGTCGTCATACGCAGCATATCGATGCAGCAAGCGCGTTCGACTATGTCGCAGGCTACTGCGTGGTGAATGATATTACGCTGCGTGACAGCGTCTTTCGCCTAGACCTGCCAATGCTTGGCGCTGACTGGTTGCAGTCCAAGTCCCGCAAGGGCTGGTTGCCGACCGGACCGTGGCTGGTGCCGGTGTGGGAGATTGAAGATCCATCGGCACTGCGCCCGTGGCTGCGCCTCAACGGTGACTTGATGCAGGACGGCATGGCCAACGACATGGTTTTCAGCATTGCCGAGCAGATCGCCTACCTGTCGACGCAGGCTCCGCTGCAACCAGGTGACCTCATCTGCACCGGGACACCGGCGGGAATCGGCAGTCACCACGGTCGGTATCTGCGCGCCGGGGACGTCGTCCAGGCAGGTGTAGACGGTCTGGGCGCTCAACGCGTTTTGTGTACACGGCCCGATTGA